The sequence below is a genomic window from Magnetospirillum sp. WYHS-4.
TACGGCGCGGTCTGCACGCCCGATTTCTTCGGCTTCAACGGAAGTCTTGAGTTGCAGTACCGGGGCCGCCTGGACGCCTCGCGCAAGGAAGCCGCCCCGCCCGATGCCCGACGGGAACTTTACGAGGGCATGCTGGAAGTCATCCGCACCGGCCGCGGACCGGCCGCGCAGATAGCCAGCATGGGATGCTCCATCAAATGGCGCTACGAGGAGTAGCTCCGAATCGGGCGGGCCTTTCCGTCGGCCGGCGGGAATCCTCGTCGAACAGGGCGGTAAGCTGGGCCATCACCGTGCCGCCCAGTTCTTCCGCGTTCGAGATGGTCACGGCGCGCCGGTAGTAGCGGGTCACATCGTGGCCGATGCCGATGGCGCTCAGTTCCACAGGCGAGCGGGTCTCGATTTCGCGAATCACCTCGCGCAGATGGCGTTCCAGGTAGTTGCCGGGATTGGCCGACAGCGTCGCGTCATCCACCGGCGCACCGTCCGAGATCACCATCAGGATGCGCCGCTGTTCCGGCCGCCGCACGAGGCGCGCATGGGCCCAAAGCAGGGCCTCGCCGTCGATATTCTCCTTGAGGATGCCTTCCCGCAGCATCAAGCCCAGTCCGCGCCGCGCCCGCCGCCAAGGCTGGTCGGCCGCCTTGTAAACGATATGGCGCAAGTCGTTGAGCCGTCCCGGGTTCTTGGCCTTGCCCTCCTCCACCCATTTTTCCCGGGCGCGCCCGCCCTTCCAGGCACGGGTGGTGAATCCCAGGATCTCCACCTTGACTCCGCAGCGCTCCAGGGTACGGGCCAGGATATCGGCGCACATGGCCGCCACGGTGATCGGCCGGCCGCGCATGGAGCCCGAATTGTCGATCAATAGCGCCACCACGGTGTCGCGGAAATCGGTGTCCCGTTCCATCTTGAAGGACAAGGCATGCGTCGGATTGGCGACCACCCGGGCGAGGCGGCCGGAATCGAGCAAGCCATCCTCCAGGTCGAAATCCCAGGACCGGCTCTGCTTGGCCAGCAGGCGGCGCTGCAGCCTATTGGCCAACTTGGCGACCACGCTCTGCAGGTTGGCGAGTTGGCGGTCGAGTTGGGCGCGCAGCCGGATTAGTTCTTCCGGGTCGCAGAGCATCGCCGCATCGACCACCTCGTCGAACTCGGTGGTATAAGGCCG
It includes:
- the cobT gene encoding cobaltochelatase subunit CobT; this translates as RRPSLDDVARLRGAADAAALRLRYHDDALHRRLKPQGQEAAEAFERAEQARVEALGARRFAGVGGNIRARVEERCHIKGFAEVDRRQDGHLGEVLALLVHEQVAGLAPPPEAARLLDAWRPWLREKGGGRLEALARQGADQESFARGLKDLLTALDLAEVQAPGESEPAPAQGAEGPEGGEEDDGMEPMGSSDKSEMEMPDAGGEGDLEADAADASAGDHDMQAPGTGDENPAGPSPRRNDLPDGGLPIGSTYRPYTTEFDEVVDAAMLCDPEELIRLRAQLDRQLANLQSVVAKLANRLQRRLLAKQSRSWDFDLEDGLLDSGRLARVVANPTHALSFKMERDTDFRDTVVALLIDNSGSMRGRPITVAAMCADILARTLERCGVKVEILGFTTRAWKGGRAREKWVEEGKAKNPGRLNDLRHIVYKAADQPWRRARRGLGLMLREGILKENIDGEALLWAHARLVRRPEQRRILMVISDGAPVDDATLSANPGNYLERHLREVIREIETRSPVELSAIGIGHDVTRYYRRAVTISNAEELGGTVMAQLTALFDEDSRRPTERPARFGATPRSAI